A genomic segment from Gracilinanus agilis isolate LMUSP501 chromosome 1, AgileGrace, whole genome shotgun sequence encodes:
- the ZP2 gene encoding zona pellucida sperm-binding protein 2, with protein MRRKVFGFKLSGTPKGACYCPQLPWLFCLVTLVNCAVVGHFSATSFPGTVACYDDEMKIGFPEDLANESWQADVVDSFGNEILNCAPVMNSENLTMRVMYESCAERVHGKYQVNLRFLPNKITSNQTIIYQVGCPAIQGDEGRGGILTATNCTKDSMSISFPQNLPDFDETMVSEPQMTWMVIVGDSPRTQTLSLHQAMQQGYTFVRDARKVILQVSFDAAGVLHYEQGDNHLYTLALQLTYGSPEQRLTLSSRMVCILGPATCNSTHLTLIIPEFPGTLTAINIENQNILINMSKSSGIALESRNGSRLHFNKRILKSKVSENGAGVQFYLPLVKLIFDYYGDMVPTIINPVSCESPVSVVIDGTCTQDGFMDFEVYSHQTRPALNLDTLQVRDTSCQPAFKDPFQEMVRFHIPLNGCGTSAKFERDQAVYENEIHALWANLPPSKITRDSEFSLTVRCYYSSTDLIVRTNISSPPSPIASVEPGLVSLTLQSYPDKSYLQPYRDNQYPIVKFMRQPIYLEVQVINRNDPNIKLVLDDCWATTSVDPASLPRWNVIVDGCDYKLDNYRTKFHHVGSSVKYPNHYQRFEVTTFAFVSGGQALSSLIYFHCSVLLCDQSYPDSPLCSVTCPSSSRTKRETIKEKPTITSLPGPFLLVSDWAPSFRGPMDSERPWLKKTSIALKVGAVLVVVIFVVVILCLVKCVLGRTRTVV; from the exons ATGCGGAGAAAGGTCTTTGGGTTCAAACTAAGTGGGACCCCCAAAGGGGCATG CTACTGCCCACAGCTTccctggctcttctgccttgtgacCCTGGTAAACTGTGCAGTGGTTGGTCATTTCTCAGCCACCAGCTTCCCAG GCACAGTTGCTTGCTATGATGATGAAATGAAGATTGGATTTCCTGAAGATCTTGCCAATGAGTCTTGGCAAGCAGATGTGGTTG ATTCCTTTGGCAATGAAATCTTGAATTGTGCCCCTGTTATGAACTCAGAAAATCTTACCATGAGAGTCATGTATGAGAGCTGTGCtgaaagagtg CATGGGAAGTATCAAGTAAATCTGCGGTTCCTGCCCAACAAGATCACAAGCAACCAGACTATAATCTACCAGGTCGGATGTCCTGCCATTCAAGGTGATGAGGGTCGTGGTGGAATTTTGACAGCCACAAACTGTACCAAAGATTCTATGTCT atttcCTTTCCACAGAACCTACCTGATTTTGATGAGACTATG GTTTCAGAACCTCAGATGACTTGGATGGTCATTGTGGGTGATAGCCCTAGAACACAAACACTTTCTCTTCATCAAGCCATGCAGCAGGGCTACACTTTCGTCAGGGATGCTAGGAAGGTCATCCTCCAAGTTTCTTTCGATGCTGCTGGAGTCCTGCACTATGAG caaGGAGACAATCACCTGTATACCCTGGCTCTCCAACTTACATATGGATCTCCTGAACAGAGACTTACCCTCTCCTCCCGAATGGTTTGCATATTAG GTCCAGCCACCTGTAATTCAACACATCTGACTCTTATTATACCAGAGTTTCCAGGGACATTGACAGCCATAAATATAGAGAATCAGAATATTCTCATCAATATGTCAAAGAGCAGTGGTATTGCTTTAGAATCAAGAAATGGTTCAAGACTTCACTTCAacaaaagaattctgaaatctaAA GTGTCTGAGAATGGTGCAGGTGTTCAGTTTTACTTGCCTTTAGTAAAGCTAATTTTTGATTATTATGGGGATATGGTACCCACGATCATCAATCCTGTATCCTGTGAGTCACCTGTTTCAGTAG TTATAGATGGTACCTGTACCCAAGACGGCTTTATGGACTTTGAGGTCTACAGTCATCAAACTAGGCCAGCCTTGAACCTGGACACACTCCAAGTAAGAGACACATCCTGCCAGCCAGCCTTTAAGGATCCATTTCAGGAGATGGTTCGATTTCATATACCCCTGAATGGGTGTGGAACAAGTGCAAAG TTTGAAAGAGACCAAGCTGTCTATGAAAATGAAATACATGCTCTTTGGGCAAATCTCCCCCCAAGCAAAATCACGAGAGACAGTGAATTCAG TTTGACAGTGAGATGCTATTATAGCAGTACTGACCTCATAGTCAGAACAAACATCAGCAGTCCTCCTTCTCCAATTGCTTCAGTGGAACCAGGATTAGTTTCCTTAACCCTTCAGAGCTATCCAG ACAAGTCCTATCTACAACCTTATAGGGACAATCAGTACCCAATTGTAAAATTCATGCGTCAACCAATTTACTTGGAAGTACAAGTTATAAATAGAAATGACCCAAACATCAAACTAGTCTTAGATGACTGCTGGGCAACAACATCAGTGGACCCTGCCTCTCTTCCCCGCTGGAATGTCATTGTAGATGG CTGTGATTATAAACTAGACAACTACCGCACAAAATTTCATCATGTGGGCTCTTCAGTGAAATACCCTAATCACTACCAAAGATTCGAAGTAACTACTTTTGCTTTCGTATCTGGTGGTCAAGCTCTCTCTAGCCTG ATCTATTTCCACTGCAGTGTCTTGCTCTGTGACCAGTCCTATCCAGATTCTCCTTtgtgttcagtgacttgcccttcGTCATCTAGGACCAAAAGAG AGACCATTAAAGAAAAGCCTACAATTACAAGTCTTCCTGGACCTTTCCTCTTGGTATCAGATTGGGCCCCCTCATTTAGAG GACCCATGGATTCTGAAAGACCTTGGCTCAAAAAAACAAGTATTGCCCTCAAAGTAGGGGCTGTTCTAGTTGTAGTAATATTTGTTGTGGTAATACTTTGTCTTGTTAAATGCGTGCTAGGTAGGACAAGAACTGTGGTTTAA